A genomic segment from Frateuria edaphi encodes:
- a CDS encoding response regulator, with protein MAASIRSFDWSTTPLGPFERWPGSLRTLVSMMLESELPIALGWGPELTCLYNDAYRPLLGSKPEALGWPFREVWPEAPDITEPVIQHVLDGRPRCFRDARFLLERDGFREVAYFDYWIGPVRDEGGQVQGLINEAIETTQRVLADRRLRFRTRLGDTLRDLTDPRDVMAAAARRLGWHLRADRVGYCEVDETGEYFTVERDWTRGGMPTGVGRHRLSEFGPRLIAEALTGVAIRVDDPFDDPRVDPEAAKVHNALGGLRASLTVPLVKGGRLAAFLSVQQREPRRWTDEDEAVVREVAERTWANVERARAESALRATSNRLKLILESTTGYGILTLDLEGRITLWNPGAQRLLGWREDEVLGKRIDIIFTPEDRNQGVLEEEMKCAAETGRAQTDRQRVRKDGSRFFSSALMMPLRNGGGRLLGYLKVLRDRTLEHHAQEALERGVAERTAELAATNRQLLAQIEERERVEATLRQMQRLEAVGQLTSGVAHDFNNLLTVITGNISMLERVCAEKLEDDPRIGQRLTYMKDAASRGAKLTAQLLAFSRRQRLEAKAVDLNGIVASMRDLLQSSMGGSVQLTMKLQSGLWSALVDPTQIELVILNLAINARDASAVGSELIVETANVSLHDLASRPEEPAPGDYVMVAVTDHGSGMAPDVLARAFEPFFTTKEVGKGSGLGLAQVYGFAKQSGGGVRIATRLGEGTSVKVYLPRATGAIVQAEDLPHAPVHPAGGAVRQCILLVDDDTGVREVTAAILAERGYEVIEAGSGGSALDVLDREGGEVDLMLMDYAMPGMNGSEVAREAHAKRPSLPVLFLTGFADFGAFKDIGDDRIVSKPFRDEDLLAKVRNMLGADRRDAPARRA; from the coding sequence ATGGCGGCGAGCATCCGCTCTTTCGACTGGTCCACCACCCCGCTGGGCCCGTTCGAGCGATGGCCGGGTTCGCTGCGCACGCTCGTATCGATGATGCTGGAGAGCGAACTGCCGATCGCACTTGGCTGGGGCCCGGAGCTGACCTGCCTCTACAACGATGCGTACCGACCGCTGCTGGGCAGCAAGCCGGAGGCGTTGGGGTGGCCCTTCCGCGAAGTCTGGCCGGAAGCGCCCGACATCACCGAGCCGGTGATCCAACACGTCCTCGACGGCCGGCCCAGATGTTTCCGCGATGCGCGTTTCCTGCTGGAACGGGACGGTTTTCGCGAGGTCGCCTATTTCGACTACTGGATCGGCCCGGTCCGCGACGAAGGCGGGCAGGTGCAGGGACTGATCAATGAAGCGATCGAGACCACCCAGCGCGTGCTGGCCGACCGGCGCCTGCGCTTCCGCACGCGGCTGGGCGACACCCTGCGCGACCTGACCGACCCGCGGGACGTGATGGCCGCTGCCGCGCGCAGGCTGGGCTGGCACCTGCGGGCCGATCGCGTGGGTTACTGCGAAGTGGACGAGACCGGCGAATATTTCACCGTCGAGCGTGACTGGACCCGTGGCGGCATGCCCACTGGCGTGGGCCGGCACCGCCTGTCCGAGTTCGGGCCGCGGCTGATCGCCGAAGCGCTGACCGGCGTCGCCATCCGCGTCGACGACCCCTTCGACGACCCGCGGGTCGATCCGGAGGCGGCCAAGGTGCACAACGCGCTCGGCGGCCTGCGTGCGAGCCTGACCGTGCCGCTGGTCAAGGGCGGCCGGCTGGCCGCCTTTCTTTCGGTACAGCAACGCGAGCCGCGGCGATGGACCGACGAGGACGAGGCGGTCGTGCGCGAGGTGGCCGAGCGCACCTGGGCCAACGTCGAGCGCGCGCGCGCCGAGTCCGCGCTGCGCGCGACCAGCAACCGGCTCAAGCTGATTCTCGAAAGCACCACCGGCTACGGCATCCTGACACTCGACCTGGAAGGGCGGATCACGCTCTGGAACCCCGGCGCGCAACGGCTCCTGGGGTGGCGGGAGGACGAGGTACTGGGCAAACGGATCGATATCATTTTCACGCCCGAGGATCGCAACCAGGGTGTGCTGGAAGAGGAAATGAAGTGCGCCGCCGAGACCGGGCGCGCGCAGACCGATCGCCAGCGCGTGCGCAAGGACGGCTCGCGCTTCTTCTCCAGCGCGTTGATGATGCCGCTGCGCAATGGTGGCGGCCGGCTGCTCGGCTACCTCAAGGTGTTGCGCGACCGCACGCTCGAACACCATGCGCAGGAGGCGCTCGAGCGTGGCGTGGCCGAGCGCACCGCCGAACTGGCCGCGACCAATCGCCAGCTGCTGGCCCAGATCGAGGAGCGAGAGCGGGTGGAGGCCACGCTGCGCCAGATGCAGCGGCTCGAGGCGGTCGGCCAGCTCACCTCGGGCGTGGCGCACGACTTCAACAACCTGCTGACGGTCATCACCGGCAACATCAGCATGCTCGAGCGGGTATGCGCCGAAAAGCTCGAAGACGACCCGCGGATTGGCCAACGGCTGACCTACATGAAGGACGCCGCCTCGCGCGGCGCCAAGCTGACCGCGCAGTTGCTGGCGTTCTCGCGGCGGCAGCGGCTGGAGGCCAAGGCGGTGGACCTCAATGGCATCGTCGCCAGCATGCGCGACCTGTTGCAGAGCTCGATGGGAGGCTCGGTGCAGCTGACCATGAAGCTGCAATCCGGCTTGTGGTCGGCGCTGGTCGATCCGACGCAGATCGAACTGGTGATCCTCAACCTGGCGATCAACGCGCGCGATGCGTCGGCCGTGGGCAGCGAGCTGATCGTCGAAACGGCGAACGTCTCCTTGCACGACCTGGCTTCGCGGCCGGAGGAGCCCGCGCCGGGCGATTACGTGATGGTCGCGGTGACCGATCACGGCAGCGGCATGGCGCCGGACGTGCTCGCGCGGGCGTTCGAGCCGTTCTTCACCACCAAGGAGGTCGGCAAGGGTTCCGGGCTCGGCCTGGCGCAGGTGTACGGCTTCGCCAAGCAGTCCGGCGGCGGCGTGCGGATCGCCACGCGGCTCGGCGAAGGCACCTCGGTCAAGGTTTACCTGCCGCGCGCGACCGGTGCCATCGTCCAGGCGGAGGACCTGCCGCACGCGCCGGTGCACCCGGCCGGGGGCGCGGTGCGACAGTGCATCCTGCTGGTCGACGACGATACCGGCGTGCGCGAGGTCACCGCGGCGATCCTCGCCGAGCGCGGCTACGAAGTGATCGAGGCCGGCAGTGGCGGCTCGGCGCTGGACGTGCTCGACCGCGAAGGAGGCGAGGTCGACCTGATGCTGATGGACTACGCCATGCCCGGCATGAACGGCTCGGAGGTGGCGCGCGAGGCGCACGCCAAGCGGCCGTCGCTGCCTGTCCTGTTCCTTACCGGCTTTGCGGACTTCGGTGCCTTCAAGGACATCGGCGACGACCGCATCGTGAGCAAGCCGTTCCGCGACGAGGACCTGCTGGCCAAGGTGCGGAACATGCTCGGTGCGGACCGCCGGGATGCCCCGGCTCGCCGCGCATGA
- a CDS encoding NAD(P)/FAD-dependent oxidoreductase, whose amino-acid sequence MSEQMLDCLIVGAGPAGLTAATYLARFRRRILVADAGASRARWIPASHNCPGFPFGVAGNELLARFRLQAQAYNVPEVRTRITQLDRHPDGFTASDGQRHWHARTVMLATGVVDRLPSLEGVEDAIAAGTVRLCAVCDAYEARDDVIGVLGPADTAIGHAAFLRTFSRHVCAIVADDSSLDEPMQRRATDCGVQLWPGPQRLELIDGACQAFFADGRRLRLETLYPVLGADAQSELASALGARLDDEGALVVDDHLETSVPGIYAIGDVVSALNQISVAVGHAAIAATTVHRRLPPNHC is encoded by the coding sequence ATGTCCGAACAAATGCTCGATTGCCTGATCGTGGGGGCCGGCCCGGCCGGCCTCACCGCGGCTACCTATCTGGCCCGCTTCCGACGCCGCATCCTGGTGGCCGACGCGGGAGCCAGCCGTGCGCGATGGATCCCGGCAAGCCACAACTGCCCGGGGTTTCCGTTCGGCGTGGCCGGCAACGAGTTGCTGGCGCGCTTCCGGCTGCAGGCACAGGCCTACAACGTGCCGGAAGTACGCACGCGCATCACCCAGCTCGACCGCCACCCGGACGGCTTTACCGCCAGCGACGGCCAGCGCCACTGGCACGCGCGCACGGTGATGCTGGCCACCGGCGTGGTCGACCGGCTGCCGTCGCTGGAGGGCGTGGAGGACGCGATCGCCGCCGGCACCGTGCGCCTGTGCGCGGTCTGCGACGCCTACGAGGCGCGCGACGACGTGATCGGCGTGTTGGGGCCGGCCGACACGGCGATCGGACACGCGGCGTTCCTGCGCACCTTCTCCCGCCACGTCTGTGCAATAGTCGCGGACGACTCATCGCTGGACGAGCCGATGCAGCGGCGCGCGACCGACTGCGGCGTGCAGCTGTGGCCTGGCCCGCAACGCCTGGAACTGATCGACGGAGCCTGCCAGGCTTTCTTTGCCGACGGCCGCCGGCTGCGGCTGGAAACGCTCTATCCGGTGCTCGGCGCCGACGCGCAGTCGGAGCTCGCATCGGCGCTGGGTGCCCGGTTGGACGACGAGGGCGCGCTTGTGGTGGACGATCACCTCGAGACCAGCGTGCCGGGCATCTATGCCATCGGCGACGTGGTCAGCGCGCTGAACCAGATCAGCGTTGCGGTGGGCCATGCGGCTATCGCCGCAACCACCGTCCACCGGCGCCTTCCGCCCAACCACTGCTAG
- a CDS encoding DUF3014 domain-containing protein: protein MKKKQSSIGTWLVSGVVVIVAIAVAVVIWRKATQAGGEPTPVATSTMPGSAGTGPAAASTAIQHPIAQAGPAPATTAPLPALDASDTDVASALLSLGGHSLDGLLQRDQIVRRVVATVDALPRQSVGTNILPLKTPKGAFLVEQANGAVTLSPRNAERYAPYMQVLEGADPKALVAWYVAHYPLFQQAYRDLGYPKGYFNDRLVVAIDDMLAAPVPDAPLTLVQPKVFYRYADPGLEARSAGQKLLMRLGADDEAKVKAKLRQIRDLLTGATLPAGTASAR, encoded by the coding sequence TTGAAAAAGAAGCAGTCTTCGATCGGTACGTGGCTGGTTTCGGGCGTGGTGGTGATCGTGGCCATTGCGGTAGCCGTGGTCATCTGGCGCAAGGCCACCCAGGCCGGCGGCGAGCCCACGCCGGTGGCGACGTCGACGATGCCCGGCAGTGCCGGTACGGGCCCGGCCGCCGCGTCCACCGCGATCCAGCATCCCATTGCACAGGCCGGCCCGGCGCCGGCCACGACCGCGCCGCTGCCGGCGCTGGATGCCAGCGATACCGACGTCGCCAGCGCGCTGCTGTCGCTGGGCGGCCACTCGCTCGACGGGCTGCTGCAGCGTGACCAGATCGTCCGTCGCGTGGTGGCCACGGTGGACGCATTGCCGCGCCAGAGCGTGGGCACCAACATCCTGCCGCTGAAGACGCCCAAGGGCGCTTTCCTGGTCGAGCAGGCCAATGGCGCGGTCACGCTGAGCCCGCGCAATGCCGAGCGCTATGCGCCGTACATGCAGGTGCTCGAGGGCGCCGACCCCAAGGCGCTGGTGGCCTGGTACGTCGCGCACTATCCGCTGTTCCAGCAGGCCTACCGCGACCTGGGCTACCCGAAGGGCTATTTCAACGACCGCCTGGTGGTGGCCATCGACGACATGCTGGCCGCGCCGGTGCCGGATGCGCCGTTGACGCTGGTGCAGCCAAAGGTGTTCTACCGCTATGCCGACCCAGGCCTGGAGGCGCGCTCGGCGGGACAGAAACTGCTGATGCGCCTGGGCGCGGACGACGAGGCGAAGGTGAAGGCGAAGTTGCGGCAGATCCGCGATCTGCTCACCGGCGCCACGCTGCCGGCCGGCACCGCGTCGGCACGATGA
- a CDS encoding VIT1/CCC1 transporter family protein → MRRHHHPERHRTGHMGWLRAAVLGANDGVVSTASLLMGVAAAHADRHAVLLAGVAALVAGAMSMAAGEYVSVHSQADSEQAELAREREELATDTDAEHRELANIYVGRGLEPALARQVAEQLMAHDALDAHARDELGITEVFRARPLQAAAASAASFAIGAMVPLLVAALVPASMQLALVFVISLACLALLGAAAARMGGAATGVGAMRIAFWGALAMGVTTGAGMLFGAAP, encoded by the coding sequence ATGCGCCGCCATCATCACCCCGAACGCCACCGGACCGGCCACATGGGTTGGCTACGCGCCGCCGTGCTGGGCGCCAATGACGGCGTCGTCTCCACCGCCAGCCTCCTGATGGGTGTGGCGGCCGCGCACGCCGACCGTCACGCGGTGCTGCTTGCCGGGGTCGCCGCACTGGTGGCCGGAGCGATGTCGATGGCGGCGGGCGAGTATGTCTCCGTGCATTCGCAGGCCGACAGCGAACAGGCCGAGCTCGCCCGCGAACGCGAGGAACTGGCCACCGACACGGATGCCGAGCACCGAGAACTGGCGAACATCTACGTGGGCCGCGGACTCGAACCTGCGCTGGCGCGGCAGGTTGCCGAACAATTGATGGCGCATGACGCGCTCGATGCCCACGCACGTGACGAACTGGGCATCACCGAGGTATTCCGCGCCCGCCCGCTGCAGGCGGCCGCAGCCTCGGCGGCGAGTTTCGCGATCGGCGCCATGGTCCCCCTGCTGGTGGCGGCGCTGGTGCCGGCGTCGATGCAGCTGGCCCTTGTGTTCGTCATATCGCTCGCCTGCCTGGCGCTGCTCGGTGCCGCGGCTGCGCGGATGGGTGGCGCCGCGACCGGCGTCGGGGCGATGCGCATCGCCTTCTGGGGCGCGCTGGCGATGGGCGTGACGACCGGCGCGGGCATGCTGTTCGGCGCGGCTCCCTGA
- the rplI gene encoding 50S ribosomal protein L9: MELILLEKVRNLGNLGDKVKVKPGYGRNYLLPQGKAVPVTAANLEAFEKRRAEYEAKANNLLSEAESRKAKLEGAEVTITAHASPEGKLYGSVGPREIAEALEAAGHKVGKGEVIQGEGPIRNTGEYDVVISLHADVQTQVKVIVVGEK; the protein is encoded by the coding sequence ATGGAACTGATTCTTCTCGAGAAAGTCCGCAACCTCGGCAACCTGGGCGACAAGGTCAAGGTCAAGCCCGGTTACGGCCGCAACTACCTGCTGCCGCAGGGCAAGGCCGTGCCGGTCACCGCCGCCAACCTCGAAGCCTTCGAGAAGCGCCGCGCCGAGTACGAGGCCAAGGCCAACAACCTGCTGTCCGAGGCCGAGTCGCGCAAGGCGAAGCTGGAAGGCGCCGAGGTGACCATCACCGCGCACGCCAGCCCGGAAGGCAAGCTGTACGGCTCGGTCGGCCCGCGCGAGATCGCCGAGGCGCTGGAAGCGGCCGGCCACAAGGTCGGCAAGGGCGAAGTGATCCAGGGCGAAGGCCCGATCCGCAACACCGGCGAGTATGACGTCGTGATCAGCCTGCACGCCGACGTGCAGACGCAGGTCAAGGTGATCGTGGTCGGCGAGAAGTAA
- the rpsR gene encoding 30S ribosomal protein S18, whose translation MSKFFRRRKFCRFTAEDVKEIDYKDLNTLRQYVTENGKIVPSRITGTKARYQRQLATAIKRARFLALLPYTDNHDV comes from the coding sequence ATGTCCAAGTTCTTCCGCCGCCGCAAGTTCTGCCGCTTCACTGCCGAAGACGTGAAGGAGATCGACTACAAGGATCTCAACACGCTGCGCCAGTACGTCACCGAGAACGGCAAGATCGTGCCCAGCCGCATCACCGGCACCAAGGCGCGCTACCAGCGCCAGCTGGCCACCGCCATCAAGCGTGCCCGCTTCCTGGCCCTGCTGCCGTACACCGACAACCACGACGTCTGA
- the rpsF gene encoding 30S ribosomal protein S6, translating into MTMRHYEIVFLVHPDQSEQVPAMIDRYKALIEADGGKVHRLEDWGRRQLAYPIENLAKAHYVMLNIEVGQNALNELESGFRFNDAVLRHLVVRRDEADTEPSFILKSKEKDDAKSSRRRDDDGDGDERPARREREDRDNDRDSD; encoded by the coding sequence ATGACCATGCGTCATTACGAAATCGTGTTCCTGGTCCACCCTGACCAGAGCGAGCAGGTCCCGGCCATGATCGACCGCTACAAGGCGCTGATCGAGGCCGACGGCGGCAAGGTCCACCGTCTGGAAGATTGGGGTCGCCGCCAGCTGGCCTACCCGATCGAGAACCTGGCCAAGGCGCACTACGTCATGCTCAACATCGAAGTGGGCCAGAACGCGCTGAACGAGCTCGAGTCCGGTTTCCGCTTCAACGACGCGGTGCTGCGCCACCTGGTCGTCCGTCGCGACGAAGCCGACACCGAGCCGTCCTTCATCCTGAAGTCGAAGGAGAAGGATGACGCCAAGTCCTCGCGCCGCCGCGACGACGATGGCGACGGTGACGAGCGTCCGGCGCGCCGCGAGCGCGAAGACCGCGACAACGATCGCGACAGCGACTGA
- a CDS encoding HesB/IscA family protein, with the protein MSISITPPARERIRQFLAQTPNAVGVRFGVKRTGCSGFAYVVDLAQDARPDDQAMEVDGIRLIIDAKSLPMVEGTVIDFRRQGLNAAFVFHNPNATGECGCGESFTVG; encoded by the coding sequence ATGAGCATCTCGATCACTCCCCCCGCCCGCGAGCGCATCCGCCAGTTCCTCGCCCAGACGCCCAACGCCGTGGGCGTTCGCTTTGGCGTCAAGCGCACTGGCTGTTCCGGCTTCGCTTATGTGGTGGACCTGGCCCAGGACGCGCGCCCGGACGACCAGGCGATGGAGGTGGATGGGATCCGCCTGATCATCGATGCCAAGAGCCTGCCCATGGTGGAGGGCACGGTGATCGATTTCCGCCGCCAGGGTCTCAACGCTGCATTCGTGTTCCACAATCCCAATGCCACGGGGGAGTGCGGGTGCGGGGAAAGCTTCACCGTCGGCTGA
- the asnS gene encoding asparagine--tRNA ligase: protein MAVVSPTLSSVKQALSGAIEAGSTVTVRGWVRTRRDSKAGLSFVNVSDGSCFDPIQAVAPATLANYESEIRHLTAGAGVIITGTLVPSQGKGQAFEIQATDVDVTGLVDDPETYPIQPKQHSMEFLREVAHLRPRTNLFGAVTRVRHTMMTAIHRHLTSEGFFWINTPIITTSDAEGAGDMFRLSTLDLANLPRTPEGKIDFRKDFFGREAFLTVSGQLNVEAYCLAMSKVYTFGPTFRAENSNTPRHLAEFWMIEPEIAFADLAADADCAERFLKAIFKAVLDERADDMAFFAERVTPDAIARLENFIAQPFERIDYTDAIEILKNSGQKFEYPVAWGVDLQTEHERYLAEKHVGRPVVVMNYPEAIKAFYMRLNDDEKTVAAMDVLAPGIGEIIGGSQREERLDYLDRRMTKFGLDLDTYSWYRDLRRYGTVPHAGFGLGFERLLCYVCGLSNIRDAIPYPRAAGSADF, encoded by the coding sequence ATGGCGGTAGTCAGCCCGACCTTGTCTAGCGTGAAGCAGGCCCTTTCGGGCGCCATCGAAGCCGGCAGCACCGTGACCGTTCGCGGCTGGGTGCGCACGCGGCGCGATTCCAAGGCGGGCCTGTCCTTCGTCAACGTCAGCGACGGCTCCTGCTTCGATCCGATCCAGGCGGTGGCGCCGGCCACGCTGGCCAACTACGAGAGCGAGATCCGGCACCTGACCGCCGGCGCCGGCGTGATCATCACCGGCACGCTGGTGCCCTCGCAGGGCAAGGGCCAGGCGTTCGAGATCCAGGCGACCGACGTGGACGTCACCGGCCTGGTGGACGACCCGGAAACCTACCCGATCCAGCCCAAGCAGCACTCCATGGAGTTCCTGCGCGAAGTCGCCCACCTGCGCCCGCGCACGAACCTGTTCGGTGCGGTCACCCGCGTGCGCCACACGATGATGACGGCGATCCACCGCCACCTGACGTCCGAAGGCTTCTTCTGGATCAACACGCCGATCATCACGACGTCCGATGCCGAAGGCGCGGGCGACATGTTCCGCCTGTCCACGCTGGACCTGGCCAACCTGCCGCGCACGCCCGAGGGCAAGATCGACTTCCGCAAGGATTTCTTCGGGCGCGAGGCGTTCCTGACCGTCTCCGGCCAGCTCAACGTCGAGGCCTATTGCCTGGCGATGAGCAAGGTCTACACCTTCGGCCCGACCTTCCGCGCGGAGAACTCCAACACGCCGCGCCACCTGGCCGAATTCTGGATGATCGAGCCGGAGATCGCCTTCGCCGACCTCGCCGCCGACGCCGATTGTGCCGAGCGTTTCCTCAAGGCGATCTTCAAGGCGGTACTGGACGAGCGCGCCGACGACATGGCGTTCTTCGCCGAGCGCGTGACGCCGGACGCCATCGCGCGCCTGGAGAACTTCATCGCCCAGCCGTTCGAGCGCATCGACTACACCGACGCGATCGAGATCCTCAAGAACTCGGGCCAGAAGTTCGAATACCCGGTCGCCTGGGGCGTGGACCTGCAGACCGAGCACGAGCGTTACCTCGCCGAGAAGCACGTCGGCCGTCCGGTGGTGGTGATGAACTATCCCGAGGCGATCAAGGCCTTCTACATGCGCTTGAACGACGACGAGAAGACCGTCGCGGCGATGGACGTGCTGGCCCCGGGCATCGGCGAGATCATCGGCGGCAGCCAGCGCGAGGAGCGGCTGGACTACCTCGACCGGCGCATGACCAAGTTCGGCCTGGATCTGGACACCTACAGCTGGTACCGCGACCTGCGCCGCTACGGCACCGTCCCGCACGCCGGCTTCGGACTGGGCTTCGAGCGCCTGCTGTGCTATGTGTGCGGCCTCTCCAACATCCGCGACGCCATCCCCTACCCGCGCGCCGCCGGATCTGCTGATTTCTGA
- a CDS encoding MalM family protein: MLRRLPLTLLLVALTLLLGACHSVKVLVPPNLRAPTDSGNALAQAKLQLQQATPCCGSFADFSYLTPLPWRPKKFELGPGSMVASLNGVRSYFLAFRLPTDVKLPYRVALKSELNGRWLHSSYLFAPTTVLLDAAFQPVDSQDIPLCEYMGWSSATTGAFGQLKVTSDKARYLVVYSSADQQASDTYWEQSPATFSAEAPVRMTSNGSFRIPHGPDGTVWIGMMNETYAKAVENGICDKAPEGKGLLNTLRTALPTHWSKSGT, encoded by the coding sequence ATGCTCCGTCGCCTTCCGCTGACTCTCCTGCTGGTCGCCCTCACCCTGCTGCTTGGCGCATGCCACAGCGTCAAGGTGCTGGTGCCGCCGAACCTGCGCGCGCCGACCGACTCCGGCAATGCGCTGGCGCAGGCCAAGCTGCAGTTGCAGCAGGCCACGCCCTGCTGCGGCAGCTTCGCGGACTTTTCCTACCTGACGCCGCTGCCGTGGCGCCCGAAGAAGTTCGAACTGGGCCCCGGCAGCATGGTGGCCAGCTTGAATGGCGTGCGCAGCTACTTCCTCGCCTTCCGCCTGCCCACCGACGTCAAGCTGCCCTACCGGGTCGCGCTGAAATCCGAATTGAACGGCCGCTGGCTGCACTCGAGCTATCTGTTCGCGCCGACCACCGTGCTGCTGGATGCCGCGTTCCAGCCGGTCGACTCGCAGGACATCCCGCTGTGCGAGTACATGGGCTGGAGCAGCGCCACCACCGGTGCCTTCGGCCAGCTCAAGGTGACCAGCGACAAGGCCCGTTACCTGGTGGTCTACAGCTCGGCCGACCAACAGGCCAGCGATACCTACTGGGAGCAGTCACCGGCCACGTTCTCGGCCGAGGCGCCGGTGCGCATGACCTCCAACGGCAGCTTCCGCATCCCGCACGGGCCTGACGGCACGGTCTGGATCGGCATGATGAACGAGACCTACGCCAAGGCGGTGGAGAACGGGATCTGCGACAAGGCGCCCGAAGGCAAGGGCCTGCTCAACACGCTGCGCACCGCCCTGCCCACGCACTGGAGCAAGAGCGGCACGTGA
- a CDS encoding SDR family oxidoreductase, whose translation MQLDLTGRHALVCGASQGIGRASAIELAELGATVTLLSRSPGPLEELAGQLPRPREQDHRWQAVDMLDTTRLQGVVTDIAAIGPVHILVNNSGGPPGGPANTADPAAFEAAFRQHLIAGQAMVQALLPGMREAGYGRIVNVISTSVKEPISNLGVSNTVRAAVAAWAKTLSGELAADGITVNNVLPGYTRTGRLDSLLGTQAKNSGRSENDIAHDLMSTVPARRFGEPAEVAAVIAFLCTPAAAYVNGVSIAVDGGRTRALS comes from the coding sequence ATGCAACTGGATCTCACGGGCCGTCATGCACTGGTCTGTGGCGCCTCGCAGGGCATCGGCCGCGCCAGCGCCATCGAGCTGGCCGAATTGGGCGCGACCGTCACCCTGCTCTCGCGCTCGCCTGGTCCGCTGGAAGAGCTGGCCGGCCAACTGCCGCGTCCGCGCGAACAGGACCACCGCTGGCAGGCGGTCGACATGCTCGACACCACGCGCCTGCAGGGCGTGGTCACCGACATCGCCGCGATCGGCCCGGTGCACATTCTGGTCAACAACAGCGGAGGCCCGCCCGGCGGCCCGGCGAACACCGCCGACCCGGCCGCGTTCGAGGCCGCCTTCCGCCAGCACCTGATCGCCGGCCAGGCAATGGTGCAGGCCCTGCTGCCGGGCATGCGCGAGGCCGGCTACGGCCGGATCGTCAATGTCATCTCGACCTCGGTGAAGGAACCGATCTCGAACCTGGGCGTGTCCAACACCGTGCGCGCGGCGGTCGCCGCCTGGGCCAAGACGCTCTCCGGCGAACTGGCCGCCGATGGCATCACTGTCAACAACGTGCTGCCCGGCTACACCCGCACCGGCCGGCTGGACAGCTTGCTGGGCACGCAGGCGAAGAACAGCGGCCGCAGCGAGAACGACATCGCGCACGACCTGATGTCCACCGTTCCCGCACGCCGCTTCGGTGAACCCGCCGAGGTCGCCGCGGTGATCGCTTTTCTCTGCACGCCGGCCGCCGCCTACGTCAACGGCGTCAGCATCGCTGTCGACGGCGGTCGCACGCGCGCGCTGAGCTAG